CGTGCAGACCACCTATGCGCTGGACCTGCCGGTGGCGCGCAGCCTCTATCTCGACCTATTCGGCCCCGTCGATGAACGGCTCAAGGGCGTGGACCACCTGATTTTCGAACCTGATGGCGCGATGCTGCAACTGCCGGTCAATCTGCTGGTGACGAGCCAGCCCGGCGTTGATGCCTATCAGGCGCGGATCGCAAAGGGCGAGGACGAGTTCGATTTCCGTGGCGTCGATTGGCTGGGGCGCGACCATGCGGTGAGCACGGCGCTTTCGGCCCGCGCTTTTCGCGACGCGCGGCTGACGGCGCCATCGGGCGCACCGCAAAGCTATATCGGCTTTGGCGACAATGCCCCGCTCGCCGGCCCGAAGCTGGCTGCGCAGACGCGGGGCGCCCTGCTGAACGACAGCGATGATTGCGGCTGGTCGCCCGCCCAATGGAACCGTCCGATTCCTGCAACGGAACTGCGGCGGGCAGCGCAGTCGATTGGCGGGCAGGGCAGCGAACTGGTGACCGGCGGGGACTTTACCGATCAGGCGGTCATGGCGCGCGGCGATCTGGACCATTTCCGCATCCTGCATTTCGCCACGCACGGCCTGGTAACGCCGCCGCGCGCGGGATGTTCGGCACGGCCGGCGCTGCTCACCAGCTTTGGCCCAGGCGGAGCGTCGGATGGGCTGTTGCAGTTCGGGGAGATTTTCGACCTGCGGCTGAACGCCGACCTGGTGGTGCTGTCGGCCTGCGACACGGCGGGCGCGGCGGGTGTTGAAACCACGCGGGCGGCGGGGTTATCCGGCGGGGGCGGTGCGCTCGATGGGCTGGTGCGCGCCTTTATCGGCGCGGGCAGCCGATCGGTCATCGCCAGCCATTGGCCCGCGCCAGAGGAATATCAGGCGACCGAAAGGCTGATGAGCGGACTGTTCGCGGCCACGCCCGACGAGCCGGTGGGTGAAGCGTTGCGCGCCGCGCAGATCAGGCTGATGGACGAAGCGGATACATCGCATCCCTTTTACTGGTCGGGTTTTGCGATTATCGGCGATGGCGCGCGTCCGTTGATCACCCGGCGCTGACCGTGGTGATTGTGCGGGGCTTGCTGCGCCGGGGCGCGCGCGTGGTGCAGGACGCCGGACGTTGGCGGCTGGTTGGCACGGCGCTGCTGCTCGTGGTGGCCCTGTTTGTTGCAGGGTGGGACTGGTCCCGTCCGCTGGGCGGCGCGGGATCGCAGCGGGAGATACCGACAGCCGACGCAGAGCGTGGCCTTTATGACTGGCGGGCGGCGGCCTTCGCGCCGCGCGTCGAGCAGGACCAGCGTGTGCTGATGGTCGTCTATGATGATCAAACGTTGATTGCGACGCGCAAGCGCTCTCCTCTCGACAGAGGCCTATTGGCCCGCACGTTGCGAAATCTGGATGGCATGGGCGCAAAGTCCATCGGCATCGACATATTGTTCGATCAGCCGCAGGATGAGGATGCGCAATTGCTCGCCGCCCTTCGTTCGATGCGGACGCCGGTATGGCTGGGCTATGCCAATTTCGGCGACAATCGCGAACAGATCATTTTCGAGCAGCAGCAATATCTGGATCGTTTTTTGGCGCAGGCCCGAACTGACCGGGTAAGGCCGGCGAGCATCCGGTTGGAAACCGACGCTGACAATGTCGCGCGCAGCTGGCCGCGTCCGACGCCGGGGCAGCCGTCGCTATTGTCGCTGGCGATGCAGCCTTCGCCGCTGTTCAATGACTATCGGGGCGCGATCCGGTTCCGCAAGCCGCTGCGCCAGGCGGACGGGTCGGAAACGCCGGTGATCCCCAGCCTTCAGATCGACCTGATCGCGGACCCGGCGATGGCGAGCGCGCTGGCCCCGATGGTGGACGGGCGGCATGTGCTGATCGGCGGCGACATCGTCGATATCGACCAGTTCGAAACCCCGCTGTCGGGCAGGCAGGCCAAATCGACGATGATCGGGTTGGAAGTGCATGCGACGATGCTGGCGCAGTTGCTGGACGGGGCGCGGTTGCCCGCCGTGCCGGGCTGGACGATGTGGGGCGCGGCGGCGCTGGTCGTGCTGGCCGCGGGCCTCACCAGCCTTGCCGAACTGCGCTGGTTCTGGCTGGCCCCTGCGCTTGGGGTGCAGGCCGGGGCGATTATCGGTTTGCCGCTGTGGCTGCAGGCCAGCGGATGGGATACGAAGGGTTTGCCCGCCGCCGGGTGGGGGCTGGGCTGGGTCATCGCCTTTGCCGCTGTGAGCGCAGCGGCGCGCGCTGTTACATCGCAGCAACGCCGCTTCGCGCAGTCCGCGCTGGGCAAATATCTGCCGCGCGACATTGCCGCACAAATCTTGGCGGAACCCGAAAAGCTGGCGCTGCACGGGGAAAAGCGGCCGATCTACACGTTGTTCACCGATCTGGAAGGCTTCACAAAGCTGAGCCACGCCATCGCGCCGGAAATGGTGGCGCAACTGCTCAACCGCTATCTCGACATGTTGAGCGACGTCGTATTGGCGCATGGCGGGACGATCGACAAGTTCGTGGGCGATGCCGTCGTAGCCTTCTGGGGTGCGCCGATCGCACGCGGCGATGACGGACGCAACGCGGCGCTGGCGGCCTATGCGATGTGGCAGGCAGGGGAGGCGTTTCGCCGCGATCTGCCGCCCGGCGTTCCCCCGATCGGGCGGACTCGCGTCGGATTGCATCATGGCGAAGCGATCGTCGGCAATTTCGGTGGCGAGGGGCGGATCCAATATACGGCGCTCGGCGACAGCATGAATACAGCCGCCCGGCTCGAATCGGCGAACAAGTCGCTGGAGACGTCCGTGTTGGCCTCGCGCGAGGCGATGGTGCTTTCCGGCCTCGACTGGTGGCGGCCGATGGGACGGGTGCGATTGCGTGGACGGGCGACGCCGGTCGATCTGTTCGAACCGGCGCCCGACTTTGCGGTCGAGGAACGCGTGGTGCTGACGCAGGCGCTTGCTGCCTTCGATATGGATGATGCCGACGCTCGCCGGGA
This region of Sphingobium sp. MI1205 genomic DNA includes:
- a CDS encoding adenylate/guanylate cyclase domain-containing protein; the protein is MIVRGLLRRGARVVQDAGRWRLVGTALLLVVALFVAGWDWSRPLGGAGSQREIPTADAERGLYDWRAAAFAPRVEQDQRVLMVVYDDQTLIATRKRSPLDRGLLARTLRNLDGMGAKSIGIDILFDQPQDEDAQLLAALRSMRTPVWLGYANFGDNREQIIFEQQQYLDRFLAQARTDRVRPASIRLETDADNVARSWPRPTPGQPSLLSLAMQPSPLFNDYRGAIRFRKPLRQADGSETPVIPSLQIDLIADPAMASALAPMVDGRHVLIGGDIVDIDQFETPLSGRQAKSTMIGLEVHATMLAQLLDGARLPAVPGWTMWGAAALVVLAAGLTSLAELRWFWLAPALGVQAGAIIGLPLWLQASGWDTKGLPAAGWGLGWVIAFAAVSAAARAVTSQQRRFAQSALGKYLPRDIAAQILAEPEKLALHGEKRPIYTLFTDLEGFTKLSHAIAPEMVAQLLNRYLDMLSDVVLAHGGTIDKFVGDAVVAFWGAPIARGDDGRNAALAAYAMWQAGEAFRRDLPPGVPPIGRTRVGLHHGEAIVGNFGGEGRIQYTALGDSMNTAARLESANKSLETSVLASREAMVLSGLDWWRPMGRVRLRGRATPVDLFEPAPDFAVEERVVLTQALAAFDMDDADARRDGLAQLRAVADRHPEDAALANLVYRYEYIGDGGIYGLG